In Alkalihalobacillus sp. TS-13, the following are encoded in one genomic region:
- a CDS encoding pyridoxal phosphate-dependent aminotransferase yields the protein MSRFQQSESLKRLPDQFFAKLVNKIEPYYQAGYDMINLGQGNPDQPTPDHIIEALQTSATNPIHHKYPPFRGHTFLKKAIADYYKREYDVDLDPEKEVAVLFGAKAGLVEVSQCLLNQGDTVLVPDPGYPDYESGIAIAGANQYKMPLKKENDFLPDYDSIPQNVLEQAKLMFLNYPNNPTAGIATREFFEETVELGEKTGCCIVHDFAYGSIGFDGKKPISFLQAKGAKEVGVEMYTLSKTYNMAGWRVGFALGNKEVIEALNLIQDHYYCGMFGGIQEAAASALNGPQDCVHELTALYENRRNEFITKLNDHGFNVDLPKGSFFSWLPVPEGYTSQEYAELLIEKAHVIVAPGNGFGETGEGFVRVGLNCEKERLLEAADRMIHLHENHL from the coding sequence TTGTCTCGTTTTCAACAATCAGAATCACTCAAACGTTTGCCTGACCAATTCTTTGCAAAACTTGTAAATAAGATCGAACCCTACTATCAAGCTGGTTATGACATGATCAATCTTGGACAGGGGAATCCTGACCAGCCTACCCCGGATCATATCATCGAGGCACTGCAGACCTCAGCAACCAACCCGATCCACCATAAATATCCGCCATTTCGAGGTCATACCTTTTTGAAAAAAGCGATTGCCGATTATTACAAAAGGGAATACGATGTCGATCTAGACCCAGAAAAAGAAGTCGCTGTTCTTTTTGGTGCGAAGGCGGGTCTCGTAGAAGTAAGCCAATGCTTGTTAAACCAAGGTGATACTGTATTAGTACCCGATCCAGGTTACCCTGACTATGAATCTGGGATCGCCATCGCTGGAGCAAATCAATATAAGATGCCGCTTAAAAAGGAAAACGACTTCCTGCCAGACTACGATTCTATTCCACAAAATGTACTGGAACAAGCAAAGCTGATGTTCCTGAACTATCCTAACAACCCGACAGCAGGAATCGCAACAAGGGAATTTTTTGAAGAGACGGTTGAGCTCGGTGAAAAGACTGGATGCTGTATCGTCCATGATTTTGCGTATGGATCGATTGGGTTTGACGGAAAGAAACCGATAAGCTTTCTTCAGGCAAAAGGGGCAAAAGAGGTCGGTGTCGAAATGTACACGCTTTCCAAAACATACAATATGGCTGGTTGGCGTGTTGGATTTGCATTAGGGAATAAGGAAGTCATCGAAGCACTCAACCTTATCCAGGATCATTACTACTGCGGTATGTTCGGCGGCATCCAGGAAGCAGCTGCAAGTGCACTAAACGGTCCACAAGACTGTGTACACGAATTGACCGCATTATATGAAAACCGTCGCAACGAATTCATCACGAAATTGAATGATCATGGATTCAACGTTGATCTTCCAAAAGGATCCTTTTTCTCGTGGCTTCCCGTGCCAGAAGGATATACATCACAAGAGTACGCGGAACTATTAATTGAAAAAGCGCATGTGATCGTAGCACCTGGAAATGGATTTGGCGAAACTGGTGAAGGATTCGTCCGAGTAGGTTTGAATTGTGAAAAAGAACGCCTGCTTGAAGCTGCCGACAGAATGATCCATTTACACGAAAACCACTTGTAA